The following nucleotide sequence is from Vibrio sp. SCSIO 43136.
TAAGTAACAAAGCTCAGTCTCCATTTCGCTTAAATCTGGCAGTTTGGAAGCGTTACAGGTGATGTCGCAATTTTCATCCAGCTCTTTAACTTCTTTGAGAATTCTCAACGGGTCATTGCCACTAAAGAAAAGGTCTGTGTGAGGGACAAATTCAACCTGCCAATCACCACTTGCAGATTGGGACGGTGTGGTGGCGACGTCTTGAGTTAGCGGTGAATGCTCTTGGCTAGGTTTATCATCACTGGCAAGTAGCTTCTGCAAGCTATCCAAGACCGATTGCTTCAACTCGCTTTCAAATTCTTCTTCTCCGTTCTCATAGCCCTCCAGCATTTCTTTGATGCAATCACAGGATTTCAGCAAGACATCAATGCTGTGGGGAGAAAGGGATTTTTTGCTATTTCTAACTTCGTCTAAATACGCTTCGACAGAGTGGGTAAACTCGCTAATCGCCAACAAGTTAAAGGTGGCTGCCCCTCCTTTAATAGAGTGAGCAGCGCGAAAAATGTTGTTGATGGTTTCCATCTCGACCTGCTCGGGATCTAATTCCAGCAGTTCGGTTTCTAATACTTCCAGGTTCTCTCTACATTCTTCATAGAACATTTTGCGAAGCTGGTTCATATCTAAAGCCATAGCACTCGCTTCCTTTTCTTGTTGTTATCGAGTTTTGTTGTGTTTTCTAGATCACTCGTTTTAGCGTTTTTAGCAAGGTGTCCGGATTAAATGGTTTGACAAGCCAACCTGTTGCGCCTGCCTGTTTACCTTCTTGTTTCTTCTCCATGCTGGTCTCTGTGGTCAACATGAGTATTGGAATAAACTTGTATTGTGGGTTGCCACGTATTGCTCTAACCAAATCAAAGCCACCCATGATTGGCATGTTCACATCTGAAATCACCACATCGAATTTGGTCATCTTTGATTTTCGGAGTGCATCACTCCCGTCGTTGGCAGTCTCAACCTCATAACCCGCATCTTTCAGGGTATGACTCACCATCTGGCGAATTGAAACCGAATCATCAACAGCAAGAATCTTTGTCATGAAGTGTTCCTCACTTTATTTCTATCCTTCG
It contains:
- a CDS encoding response regulator, with the translated sequence MTKILAVDDSVSIRQMVSHTLKDAGYEVETANDGSDALRKSKMTKFDVVISDVNMPIMGGFDLVRAIRGNPQYKFIPILMLTTETSMEKKQEGKQAGATGWLVKPFNPDTLLKTLKRVI